The following coding sequences are from one Thermoplasmatales archaeon window:
- a CDS encoding V-type ATP synthase subunit D gives MTKKVIEDVKPTRMELLQVKKRKELAVKGHKLLSEKRDALVASFLELIKKRKEKRKELEEMINSALKAIVKAEMVLGEEKVKRLAEAIHRERKLISGGRNIMGVSIPELRLEEKENFSYSLFSTSSEFDESVKKAEELMNKIVEVAEIEASIQLLGREIEKTKRRVNALEYIFIPRLKNTISYIERQLEEMEREDFFRRKRIKYLLGKYED, from the coding sequence ATGACGAAAAAAGTTATAGAGGATGTTAAGCCAACAAGGATGGAACTTCTGCAAGTGAAGAAGAGGAAGGAACTTGCGGTTAAAGGACATAAACTGCTGTCTGAGAAAAGGGATGCTCTTGTAGCTTCTTTCCTTGAGTTAATAAAAAAGAGGAAGGAAAAGAGGAAGGAGCTAGAGGAGATGATAAATAGTGCTTTAAAGGCGATTGTGAAGGCAGAAATGGTTTTGGGTGAGGAAAAGGTAAAAAGATTGGCAGAAGCAATTCATAGGGAAAGAAAATTGATATCAGGTGGGAGAAATATTATGGGTGTGAGCATACCAGAACTAAGGCTAGAAGAAAAAGAAAATTTTTCTTATAGTTTGTTTTCTACTTCAAGTGAGTTTGATGAATCTGTTAAAAAAGCAGAGGAGCTGATGAATAAAATAGTTGAGGTGGCGGAAATAGAAGCAAGCATACAATTGCTAGGAAGGGAAATAGAAAAGACAAAAAGAAGAGTAAATGCTCTTGAATACATATTCATACCTCGCCTTAAGAACACTATTTCTTATATAGAAAGACAGCTTGAGGAGATGGAGAGAGAAGACTTTTTCAGAAGGAAAAGGATAAAATATTTACTTGGAAAATATGAAGATTGA
- a CDS encoding V-type ATP synthase subunit B has product MEGIKYSTVKEIKGPLLIVEGIGEVGYGEIVKIKGDGERLGQVLEASEGKAVIQVFEGTRGLDVKNTSVNFTGKPMEIGISAEMLGRIFNGMGLPIDGSPPPIPDEIRNVNGYPINPSAREYPRDPIQTGISTIDGMNTLVRGQKLPIFSGAGLPHNELAAQIARQAKVGGEENFAVIFCAMGITAEESDFFIKDFEETGAIERSVLFLNLANDPTIERLIAPKVALTTAEYLAFNKGMHVLVILTDMTNYAEALREISAAREEVPGRRGYPGYMYTDLAQNYERAGRIIGKKGSITQIPILTMPDDDITHPIPDLTGYITEGQIVLSRELHNKGIYPPVAVLPSLSRLMAEGIGKGKTREDHHALSNQLYAAYAEGCDLRDLVAVVGEEALTDRDRKYLEFADDFEDKFVRQGRDENRTFEETLDLGWKLLSRFPKGELKKIDEKYIEKYYRA; this is encoded by the coding sequence ATGGAAGGAATAAAATATTCAACAGTTAAAGAAATAAAAGGCCCACTCCTCATTGTGGAAGGGATTGGAGAAGTAGGTTATGGGGAAATTGTAAAAATTAAAGGGGATGGTGAGAGATTAGGACAGGTGCTTGAAGCAAGTGAAGGAAAAGCAGTCATTCAGGTTTTTGAAGGAACTCGTGGTTTAGATGTAAAAAATACTTCTGTAAATTTTACTGGAAAGCCAATGGAGATAGGTATAAGTGCAGAAATGCTTGGAAGAATATTCAATGGTATGGGCTTGCCCATAGATGGCTCCCCTCCTCCAATACCAGATGAAATAAGGAATGTAAATGGTTATCCAATAAATCCTTCAGCAAGAGAATATCCTCGCGACCCGATCCAGACAGGAATTTCAACAATAGATGGAATGAATACGCTGGTTAGAGGCCAAAAATTGCCAATTTTCAGCGGTGCGGGATTGCCACATAATGAGCTCGCCGCCCAGATAGCGAGGCAGGCAAAAGTGGGTGGAGAAGAAAATTTTGCGGTCATTTTCTGTGCAATGGGAATAACTGCTGAAGAATCTGATTTCTTTATTAAGGATTTTGAGGAAACAGGAGCGATTGAAAGAAGTGTTCTTTTCTTAAATCTTGCAAATGATCCAACAATTGAGAGATTGATTGCTCCAAAAGTTGCTCTTACAACCGCGGAATATCTTGCTTTTAACAAAGGTATGCATGTTTTGGTTATACTTACTGACATGACAAATTATGCAGAAGCATTGCGTGAAATATCCGCAGCAAGAGAGGAAGTTCCAGGGAGGAGAGGGTATCCAGGGTACATGTACACTGATCTGGCACAAAATTATGAAAGAGCGGGAAGAATTATTGGAAAGAAAGGATCAATAACCCAGATACCAATTCTTACAATGCCAGATGATGATATAACCCACCCAATTCCAGATTTAACAGGGTATATAACGGAAGGGCAAATTGTCCTGTCAAGGGAACTTCACAACAAGGGAATATATCCTCCGGTTGCGGTTTTGCCATCCTTATCACGCCTGATGGCGGAGGGGATAGGAAAGGGAAAAACAAGAGAAGACCATCATGCTCTTTCAAATCAGCTGTATGCTGCTTATGCGGAGGGGTGCGATTTGCGGGACTTGGTTGCGGTTGTAGGTGAGGAAGCTCTTACTGATAGGGATAGAAAATATCTGGAATTTGCGGATGATTTTGAGGATAAGTTTGTTAGGCAGGGGAGGGATGAGAACAGGACATTTGAGGAAACTCTTGATCTGGGCTGGAAACTCCTTTCAAGATTTCCAAAGGGCGAGCTGAAGAAAATAGATGAAAAGTATATAGAGAAGTATTATAGAGCATGA
- the purH gene encoding bifunctional phosphoribosylaminoimidazolecarboxamide formyltransferase/IMP cyclohydrolase — MKPKIAIVSVYDKKGIEDFCRELIKNEVSIYASQGTKKYLDERGIKVKSISRYTGFSELLGSRIKTLSTKLHSAILARDEEIEELKKKGIEPVDMVVCNFYPYELGIDEMDIGGPAMVRAAAKNWRRIVVISSPSQYEIAKRYLRKGFDEKIRLKFAIEALQKTSYYDAMILRKYEKNFPSILCLPFVKKADLRYGENPHQKASFYVKENAGKVCISNAVQLQGKELSYNNILDANHAIECLKEFDEPTVVIVKHATPCGIASCEKIDEAWKKAFETDTYSPYGGIVAVNRKIDANLANEMSKIFLEVIIAPSFSKEALQIFKDKKNLRLLQISGLGKEKRKKEIELRSVEGGLLVQEKDVKRIDPREWKTVSIKKPSKEDISSMVFAVRCVRHVKSNAVVFVKDKSTVAIGGGQTSRVDAVWIATFKGKERIKGSIMASDAFFPFRDAVDEAAKAGVRVIVQPGGSIRDKEVIEAANEHNLIMVFTGQRCFLH, encoded by the coding sequence ATGAAACCAAAAATTGCAATTGTGAGCGTATATGATAAAAAAGGAATAGAAGATTTTTGCAGAGAATTAATAAAAAATGAAGTTAGCATATATGCGTCTCAGGGAACAAAAAAATATTTAGATGAGAGAGGAATTAAAGTAAAAAGTATATCCCGTTATACAGGCTTTTCAGAATTGCTCGGAAGTAGGATAAAAACCCTTAGCACAAAATTGCACTCCGCAATTCTTGCAAGAGATGAAGAGATAGAGGAGTTAAAAAAGAAAGGAATTGAACCAGTTGATATGGTTGTTTGCAACTTTTATCCCTATGAGCTGGGAATTGATGAAATGGACATTGGTGGGCCCGCGATGGTGAGGGCTGCCGCAAAAAACTGGAGGAGAATCGTCGTAATTTCTTCTCCTTCTCAGTATGAAATAGCAAAAAGGTATTTGAGAAAGGGATTTGATGAAAAAATCAGGTTGAAATTTGCAATTGAAGCCCTTCAGAAAACTTCCTATTATGATGCAATGATTTTGAGAAAGTATGAGAAAAATTTTCCTTCTATACTGTGCCTGCCCTTTGTTAAAAAAGCGGATTTGAGATACGGAGAAAATCCTCATCAAAAAGCATCTTTCTATGTAAAAGAAAATGCTGGCAAAGTTTGTATTTCAAATGCTGTTCAGCTACAGGGAAAGGAGCTTTCATATAACAACATTTTAGATGCAAATCATGCGATTGAGTGCTTGAAGGAATTTGATGAGCCAACTGTTGTTATTGTAAAGCATGCAACTCCCTGCGGAATTGCTTCTTGTGAAAAAATAGATGAGGCATGGAAAAAAGCATTTGAAACAGATACATATTCTCCATATGGAGGGATTGTTGCGGTAAACAGGAAAATTGATGCAAACTTGGCAAATGAAATGAGCAAAATTTTTCTTGAAGTTATTATAGCCCCTTCTTTTAGCAAGGAAGCTTTGCAAATATTCAAGGATAAAAAAAATTTGAGGCTTTTACAAATAAGTGGGCTTGGAAAGGAAAAGAGGAAAAAGGAAATTGAATTAAGAAGTGTAGAAGGAGGGCTTCTTGTTCAAGAAAAAGATGTAAAAAGAATTGATCCAAGGGAATGGAAAACGGTGAGCATAAAAAAGCCAAGCAAAGAAGATATATCATCAATGGTTTTTGCGGTTAGATGCGTTAGGCATGTTAAATCAAATGCGGTTGTTTTTGTTAAAGATAAAAGTACTGTAGCAATAGGAGGAGGGCAGACATCAAGAGTTGATGCGGTATGGATTGCAACATTTAAGGGAAAAGAAAGAATAAAAGGTTCAATAATGGCTTCTGACGCCTTTTTCCCTTTTAGAGATGCGGTTGATGAAGCTGCAAAAGCGGGTGTGAGGGTAATTGTCCAGCCAGGAGGTTCAATAAGAGATAAGGAAGTTATTGAAGCAGCAAATGAGCATAATTTAATAATGGTATTTACTGGACAGAGATGCTTTTTGCATTGA
- a CDS encoding CBS domain-containing protein has translation MKKEILVKDIMSRSPVIIKGDATVLEASKEMKAEKVGSVVVVKNGKPVGILTESDILKKIVAEGKDASKTKVKDVMSSPLISISPNEKVEKALKLFGENRIRRLPVVENGKLVGMITERDIVQFSPLFIDLIEEWAKITKERIDYERKEGMPGKCEECGMATDKLIEVDGRMLCEFCAEI, from the coding sequence ATGAAGAAGGAAATACTTGTAAAGGACATAATGAGCAGGAGTCCGGTTATAATAAAAGGTGATGCAACTGTTCTTGAAGCATCAAAGGAAATGAAAGCAGAAAAGGTTGGGAGTGTGGTTGTTGTTAAAAATGGAAAACCTGTTGGAATACTTACTGAAAGCGATATCTTGAAAAAAATTGTTGCAGAAGGAAAAGATGCTTCAAAAACAAAAGTAAAGGATGTTATGAGTTCTCCTTTGATTAGCATATCTCCAAACGAAAAAGTTGAAAAAGCATTGAAATTATTCGGGGAAAACAGAATAAGAAGATTGCCGGTTGTTGAGAATGGAAAATTAGTTGGAATGATAACTGAAAGAGATATTGTTCAATTTTCTCCTTTATTCATTGATTTGATCGAAGAATGGGCAAAAATAACAAAGGAAAGAATTGATTATGAAAGAAAAGAGGGCATGCCTGGAAAATGCGAGGAATGCGGGATGGCCACGGACAAACTTATAGAAGTAGATGGAAGAATGCTCTGCGAATTTTGTGCTGAAATTTAA
- a CDS encoding CBS domain-containing protein, with translation MKVKDIMTKGVIYVNKRDDVDYILQLMGKYKITKAPVIEDGKIVGIVTDNEIADKLGSIRSRGVTPARLRAMTVMEKKFDVVSPDTPIEEILETVGEPGPTMLPVVSNEHLVGVVTKADLLPLVEGDENIKEIMTFPVISVSREDRVIHARRLMIDKNIARIPVVENGKVIGIISDWEIANAFAKLKKGISLGKQGSHIKNLLVGDVMKSPAITAKDTITIKEAAQIMMKNEVGCLPIVGGDEKIKGIVTRTDLLKHLLKKLKQRQ, from the coding sequence ATGAAAGTAAAGGATATAATGACAAAAGGAGTTATTTATGTAAATAAGAGAGATGATGTTGATTATATACTTCAACTGATGGGAAAATATAAGATAACAAAAGCCCCGGTAATTGAAGATGGGAAAATTGTTGGCATAGTAACTGATAATGAGATAGCGGATAAGCTTGGAAGTATAAGGAGCAGAGGTGTTACTCCCGCCCGCTTGCGTGCGATGACTGTTATGGAAAAGAAATTTGATGTTGTTTCTCCTGATACGCCAATTGAGGAAATTCTTGAAACAGTTGGTGAGCCCGGGCCGACAATGCTTCCTGTTGTTTCAAATGAGCATCTTGTGGGGGTGGTAACAAAAGCGGATTTGCTACCTCTTGTTGAGGGGGATGAGAACATAAAGGAGATAATGACTTTTCCTGTAATTTCAGTTTCCAGGGAAGATAGGGTGATTCATGCAAGAAGATTGATGATTGATAAAAATATAGCGAGAATTCCTGTAGTTGAGAATGGCAAGGTAATTGGAATAATATCCGACTGGGAAATTGCAAATGCTTTTGCAAAACTTAAGAAGGGTATATCACTGGGAAAGCAGGGCTCTCATATAAAGAATTTACTTGTAGGAGATGTAATGAAAAGCCCAGCAATAACCGCAAAAGATACAATAACTATAAAAGAAGCTGCACAGATAATGATGAAGAATGAGGTTGGATGCCTGCCAATAGTTGGAGGAGATGAAAAAATAAAAGGAATTGTGACAAGAACAGATTTATTGAAGCACTTGCTAAAAAAATTAAAGCAGAGGCAATGA
- a CDS encoding phenylalanine--tRNA ligase subunit alpha, translating to MEILSPLEKQLLIKLADKNGKASIEEIEMDMVKAMNAVSWLQSKGLVITEEKIVKEYSLTPEGEKFLKDGLPEKKIEEGEIRELEEKFGKKFSIMLGWALKKGWCEIDEIGDKKYLKITNKGKKEMQARQVEEEALDKIKKGNYDIDEEILNILKRREAIKEKKKISRSIVVTEEGWEVIRKGIKFEDEISQLTPEMLKNGSWREKKFRKYDIRAFSPSIYLGKMHPLTQIIEKIRKIFSSMGFKEIKGSYVESSFWNMDILFIPQDHPARDMQDTFYCRNPSKIEVDEKMLDIVAEIHESGGKTGSKGWGYKFNKEEAKRAILRTHTTVNTIRYLINNPSPPAKVFSIEKVFRRENIDATHLPEFHQIEGIVYEEDANFCMLKGILREFYSRIGFENIRFRPSYFPYTEPSMEIEVELNGKWIEVGGSGIFRPEVTEPFGIKYPVLAWGLGLERIAMNLLGLNDIRMLYFSDIGWLRSLPLL from the coding sequence ATGGAAATCCTCTCGCCATTAGAAAAGCAATTACTAATTAAGCTAGCTGACAAAAATGGTAAAGCGAGCATTGAAGAGATTGAAATGGATATGGTTAAAGCAATGAACGCTGTTTCCTGGCTTCAGTCAAAGGGGCTTGTAATAACAGAGGAGAAAATTGTTAAAGAATATTCATTAACTCCTGAAGGAGAAAAATTTTTGAAGGATGGTTTGCCAGAGAAAAAAATAGAGGAAGGTGAAATAAGAGAGCTTGAGGAAAAATTTGGTAAAAAATTTTCAATTATGCTTGGTTGGGCTTTAAAGAAGGGATGGTGCGAAATAGATGAAATAGGCGACAAAAAATATCTCAAAATCACAAATAAAGGAAAAAAGGAAATGCAAGCAAGGCAGGTGGAGGAGGAGGCGCTTGATAAGATAAAAAAAGGCAATTATGATATAGATGAAGAAATTCTGAATATTTTGAAGAGAAGGGAGGCAATAAAAGAAAAGAAAAAAATCTCAAGGAGCATTGTTGTTACTGAAGAGGGATGGGAAGTTATAAGAAAAGGGATAAAATTTGAAGATGAAATTTCTCAATTAACTCCAGAAATGCTAAAAAATGGAAGCTGGAGAGAAAAAAAATTCAGAAAATATGATATAAGAGCATTTTCTCCTTCCATATATCTAGGAAAAATGCATCCATTAACTCAGATCATAGAAAAAATAAGGAAAATATTTTCCTCAATGGGATTTAAAGAAATAAAGGGGAGCTATGTTGAATCTTCTTTCTGGAACATGGATATCCTTTTCATACCTCAAGACCACCCCGCAAGAGATATGCAGGACACATTTTATTGCAGGAATCCAAGCAAAATAGAAGTAGATGAAAAAATGCTTGATATTGTTGCGGAAATACATGAAAGTGGAGGAAAAACTGGCTCAAAGGGATGGGGATATAAATTTAATAAGGAAGAAGCAAAAAGAGCAATTTTAAGAACTCATACAACTGTAAATACAATACGATATTTAATAAATAATCCTTCTCCTCCAGCAAAAGTTTTTTCAATAGAAAAGGTTTTTAGGAGAGAAAATATAGATGCGACACATCTTCCGGAATTCCATCAGATTGAAGGGATAGTTTATGAAGAAGATGCAAATTTTTGTATGCTAAAAGGAATATTGAGAGAATTTTATTCAAGAATTGGATTTGAAAATATAAGATTTCGTCCTTCTTATTTTCCTTATACTGAGCCATCAATGGAAATTGAAGTGGAACTTAATGGAAAATGGATTGAAGTTGGTGGATCGGGAATTTTCAGGCCGGAAGTTACTGAGCCATTTGGAATAAAATATCCTGTGCTTGCTTGGGGGCTTGGGCTGGAGAGGATAGCTATGAATTTGCTCGGGCTGAATGATATAAGGATGCTTTATTTCAGTGATATAGGATGGCTTCGCTCATTGCCTCTGCTTTAA
- a CDS encoding RNA 2'-phosphotransferase, with translation MIGICEQHGFYRGEECPSCKKKGKFLMNDKEARKLSSLMVGILRHFPQNFDLELDKNGWIEIERMADAIKDKVEGFYWVRRKHIEAVATTDEKGRYQIKNGRIRATYAHTIDVDLSDLPDADVDELYYPVTEEEAEIVLEQGLFPVDRKKVHLSGSIEKAVEAGKRRCENPVILKIDVKKMLEDGFNIKKAGNEVYIADKIDGKYISRLN, from the coding sequence ATGATTGGTATATGCGAACAACATGGCTTTTATAGAGGCGAGGAATGTCCATCATGTAAAAAGAAGGGAAAATTTTTGATGAATGATAAGGAAGCAAGGAAGTTGAGCAGTTTGATGGTTGGAATCCTTCGCCATTTCCCACAAAATTTTGATTTGGAGCTTGATAAAAATGGATGGATAGAAATAGAAAGAATGGCGGACGCAATAAAGGATAAAGTAGAGGGTTTTTACTGGGTAAGGAGGAAACACATTGAAGCGGTTGCAACAACTGATGAAAAGGGAAGATATCAGATAAAAAATGGAAGAATAAGGGCAACATATGCTCATACGATAGATGTTGATTTATCTGATTTGCCAGATGCGGATGTTGATGAGCTATATTATCCAGTAACTGAAGAGGAAGCGGAAATTGTCCTTGAGCAAGGATTATTTCCAGTTGATAGAAAGAAGGTTCATTTAAGTGGAAGCATAGAGAAGGCGGTTGAGGCGGGTAAAAGAAGATGTGAAAATCCAGTGATACTTAAGATAGATGTGAAGAAGATGCTGGAAGATGGTTTTAATATAAAGAAAGCGGGGAATGAGGTATATATAGCGGATAAAATAGATGGAAAATATATAAGCAGGTTAAATTAG
- a CDS encoding GTP cyclohydrolase I FolE2 has product MVLPDVQSRKPEANFKLTRVGIKGVRKPVCIKRKEKVVNLIANIDLFVDLPPTRKGSDLSRNAEIIEEIVDISVRQPSGSLEDLCEKIAEEMLSRHDYARRAEVRISSDYFLERCTPSGKKSLEPYKIMAVAIREREGAVKKFIGVEVVGMTVCPCAMENIKATYREAYSHNQRNVASVFIENDGSIDADDIISIIEKSMSAPTFEILKRKDEMEIVRKAHENPKFVEDVVRDILKEIVNRYKNLPDSTVVIARSESLESIHKHNAFAERITTLGELRK; this is encoded by the coding sequence ATGGTATTACCAGATGTTCAATCAAGAAAACCAGAGGCAAATTTCAAATTGACGAGAGTAGGTATTAAAGGAGTTAGAAAACCAGTTTGTATAAAAAGAAAGGAGAAAGTTGTAAATCTTATAGCAAACATTGACCTTTTTGTTGACTTGCCACCTACAAGAAAAGGAAGCGATCTCTCAAGAAATGCAGAAATAATAGAGGAAATAGTTGATATATCAGTGAGGCAACCATCTGGAAGTTTGGAAGATCTATGCGAAAAAATAGCGGAAGAAATGCTTTCAAGGCATGACTATGCAAGGAGGGCGGAAGTAAGAATTAGCTCAGATTATTTTCTTGAGAGATGCACGCCTAGCGGGAAAAAAAGCTTGGAGCCATATAAGATAATGGCGGTTGCAATAAGAGAAAGAGAAGGGGCAGTAAAAAAATTTATAGGGGTAGAAGTGGTAGGAATGACGGTTTGTCCATGTGCAATGGAAAATATAAAAGCCACTTACAGGGAAGCTTATTCTCACAACCAAAGAAATGTTGCAAGTGTTTTTATTGAAAATGACGGAAGCATAGATGCGGATGATATTATATCAATAATAGAAAAATCGATGAGTGCCCCTACTTTTGAAATATTGAAAAGAAAAGATGAGATGGAAATTGTTAGAAAAGCTCATGAAAACCCAAAGTTTGTTGAGGATGTTGTAAGAGATATTTTAAAAGAAATAGTTAATAGATACAAAAATCTTCCAGATAGCACGGTTGTTATTGCAAGAAGTGAAAGCCTTGAATCAATACATAAACATAATGCTTTTGCTGAAAGAATTACAACGCTAGGAGAGTTAAGAAAATAA
- the gcvT gene encoding glycine cleavage system aminomethyltransferase GcvT: protein MKTALYELHKELGATFTNFMGYEMPLKYSSVNEEHINVRRKVGIFDVSHMGKIFLKGKDIKSFISKITVERGEKISEDKGAYTLLLDENGHIIDDELFFNLGNEHLFIPNSGMQKKIIEWMEKNNEEGIDIEDANENYSILALQGPLSQETLQEIISPFSLPLFGCIELKKEQFKIDFDGRCILSRSGYTGEKGYEMYISPAEEAEKIFRALLQKGNKYGIMPIGLAARDTLRLEKGFMFASNEFSGGRNPIEAGLEWCIDWEHEFIGKNALIEFKKREEYERIAFLECIGPGIPRHGEHIFKENEKIGIVTSGGFSPCLKKGIAMGYIRKSFITIGNEVEIIGRKNIRAKIVKPPFVGKDAC, encoded by the coding sequence ATGAAAACCGCATTATATGAATTGCATAAAGAGCTTGGAGCAACTTTTACAAATTTCATGGGATATGAAATGCCTTTAAAATATAGTTCTGTAAATGAAGAGCATATAAATGTTCGCAGAAAAGTTGGAATTTTTGATGTTAGCCACATGGGAAAAATTTTTTTGAAAGGAAAAGATATAAAAAGTTTCATAAGTAAAATTACCGTTGAAAGAGGGGAAAAGATAAGCGAGGATAAGGGAGCTTATACCCTGCTCCTTGATGAAAATGGTCATATAATAGATGATGAGCTATTCTTTAATTTGGGAAATGAGCATTTATTTATTCCAAATTCTGGAATGCAAAAAAAGATAATTGAATGGATGGAAAAAAATAATGAAGAAGGAATTGATATAGAGGATGCAAATGAAAATTATTCAATATTAGCCCTGCAGGGCCCTCTATCGCAGGAAACATTACAGGAAATAATCTCTCCTTTCAGCCTGCCACTTTTTGGATGCATCGAGCTGAAGAAGGAGCAATTTAAAATAGATTTTGATGGGAGATGCATATTGTCAAGAAGTGGATATACCGGGGAGAAAGGATATGAAATGTATATCTCTCCAGCTGAAGAAGCGGAAAAAATATTCAGGGCTTTGCTTCAAAAAGGAAATAAATATGGTATAATGCCCATCGGGCTGGCTGCAAGGGATACATTAAGGCTTGAAAAAGGATTTATGTTTGCTTCAAATGAATTTTCTGGAGGAAGAAATCCAATAGAAGCGGGCTTAGAGTGGTGCATTGATTGGGAACACGAATTTATAGGAAAGAATGCTCTCATTGAATTCAAGAAAAGGGAAGAATATGAAAGAATTGCTTTCCTTGAATGCATTGGTCCAGGAATACCAAGACATGGAGAGCATATATTTAAAGAAAATGAAAAAATAGGAATTGTAACTTCAGGAGGATTTTCTCCTTGCCTAAAGAAAGGCATAGCAATGGGTTACATAAGAAAATCTTTCATAACCATTGGAAATGAAGTAGAGATAATAGGGAGAAAAAATATAAGGGCAAAAATCGTAAAACCACCTTTTGTAGGAAAGGATGCTTGCTAG
- the trxB gene encoding thioredoxin-disulfide reductase: MDYEIAIIGAGPAGCSAGIYAGRGGAKAVIFDRGMGGGLAINSPKIENYPGFLSIGGVELMERMKEHASQYAEMRLFEEVKDIKVGEEIEVITDKGRYGVKVVIICTGTEPRKLNVKGEREFSGRGVSYCATCDGLFFKGKKVVVVGGGNSAVIEAIYLRNIGVDVSIVHRRDELRAEKIIEEEAIERGINFIWNSVVEEIFGKEKVEGIKIRNVKTNEVKEMSIDGVFVSIGEEPRNEIAKKVGLALDEHGFIKIDDMGKTNIDKIFAAGDITGGVRQIVVACSEGAKAAISAMKAIGKRSIW; the protein is encoded by the coding sequence ATGGATTATGAAATAGCTATAATTGGAGCGGGGCCCGCGGGTTGCTCCGCTGGCATATATGCGGGTAGAGGAGGGGCAAAGGCTGTTATTTTTGATAGGGGAATGGGAGGGGGGCTTGCAATAAATTCGCCTAAGATTGAAAATTATCCTGGATTTTTGAGCATAGGGGGAGTGGAGTTGATGGAAAGAATGAAGGAGCATGCCTCGCAGTATGCGGAAATGAGGCTTTTTGAAGAAGTAAAGGATATAAAGGTGGGAGAAGAAATTGAAGTTATAACCGATAAAGGAAGATACGGGGTTAAGGTGGTGATAATTTGCACTGGAACAGAGCCGAGAAAATTGAATGTTAAGGGCGAGAGAGAATTTAGTGGAAGAGGTGTTAGCTACTGCGCTACTTGTGACGGCCTCTTTTTCAAAGGAAAAAAAGTTGTGGTTGTTGGAGGAGGGAATAGTGCGGTAATAGAAGCAATATATCTTAGAAATATAGGGGTGGATGTAAGTATTGTTCATAGGAGGGACGAGCTGAGGGCGGAAAAGATAATTGAGGAAGAGGCAATAGAAAGAGGGATAAATTTTATATGGAATAGTGTGGTTGAGGAAATATTTGGAAAAGAAAAGGTGGAGGGGATTAAAATAAGGAATGTTAAGACAAATGAAGTTAAAGAAATGAGCATTGATGGAGTATTTGTTTCAATAGGGGAGGAGCCAAGAAATGAGATTGCTAAAAAAGTTGGTCTGGCTTTGGATGAACATGGTTTCATAAAAATAGATGATATGGGAAAGACAAATATTGATAAAATTTTTGCTGCGGGTGATATAACAGGAGGAGTAAGGCAGATAGTTGTTGCCTGCTCAGAAGGAGCAAAAGCTGCAATATCTGCAATGAAGGCCATAGGAAAAAGAAGCATATGGTAA